CATTTTGCTaacatgatatcaaaaaattcaaagaattaaaaaatcataaaaaaaatctaaaaatactagagacaattctaagaccttatgtgaaattttttcaaaaataacatcatttgcatcatattttatggagaggaagcttaaaaaaaaagaaaaacatgttttaaaaaacgttcagctcatttattaaatcacttcaagaaaaatattaacatgcaaacacattttttttatatagggTGTACCTTAAGatgatctataaaattagtttcacttcatttagagttttattaatttcttcatgatttttaaaAAGTTCACCAGCATAaggtgaacatgttaagaaaaatcattgtaattaactttatcatgtttaccattatttttcttacacaaattattgtttaattaaactaataaaggTGGTTTCACTAACTTGGAGGTGTGAcagattagttatgaattaatctagttgcaatacATTTAATCAATCATGCACgttataataactatttcatgatttcATGTATTATTAGAAGATATGGAATCATATAATAggactaaaaaaatagtttcatgatttttggattagcaaataattaacttggcatttaactaggtttagaaaataaattttctcacaaaaaatatagaattttttcataagtataaatacttttatcatgtagatcatgctACAAGAAAAccgacaaaatttatttcacttaatttaaagctcagatgaattacttatcaattttacaaggaaataaaaaaccaacatgttcactttatctttgtgaactttgtaaaaattatagagaaattaatagaaCTCTAAATgtgtaaaactaattttatagatacTCTTAGGTATACcctacaaacaaaaaaaaaatgtgtttgcatgttaatatttttcttaacatgagttaataaatgatcTGCACGCTTTTTAAagcatgccttttcttttttctttcctaagctttctctccatgaaatatgatgaaaatgacattatttttgaattttttaaacatAAGGTCTTATAATTCTGTCTatcatttttagaaatttttataaattttatgaatttttttatactacTTTAGCGGAAAGCTGCAAACAGGATAAACTGCGTTGTCGTCACGTAAGATGAAATCACTACCAAAACTagttaagaaggtaaattacatcAGTTTGAATAGTTAGAGGAGGTGGGATAAGGGGTGAAGCATTGTGATAGCCAAGGTGGGCTATGGCCCCTAGCCCAATAATTTTTCTGCATTTTGtaatgtattttgggcataattTCTCATATTTCATTGATTCGGCCCTCATGTGACCCAATTAGAACCCAATTGGATTCACCGCCTCTTTGAATTTCGGCCCAAGCTCCACCACTAGTGGAATATCTAGTTTTGTGGTTTTGAGCGGAGGGGGATAAACAGACTCAAACAATAGTTGAGGAAGTAAATATGGACTTTTTCCTCACCAAAATAATTGTTGACAGCGAGGGGTGCGGTGACTTAGTCAATCTCCAAGAAGTTGTATCAGTGCGTACATGTGGTGATGTGAGTGTATGCGTATGTCTGTATATTATATTagcatttaaaaaaatactagggATTTTGAAATCAGTACATGTTATCGCTATATTGGTTATTTCTTTACCACTTCGTATATTTACAAATACTTCTGTtgcttcatgatttttagataaAATTTTCATCAAATACCCTATAAGACCTATCATTTAcgagtgaattagaaaaatacCATCGCAAAGAGAGGAAAATACCATCACCATCACAAAGGTTGTGAGTTGCAAAATACCATTGTGAACAGTACAGAGCAGTGGAAAATCCATTGCTGTTAGATTTCCTCTCCCTTGCAGCCGTTCTTGGCCATTGAGAAGAAAGAAAGTCCATAAATGACTAGTTTGGTGATGGTATTTTTCTAATTCGCTCATCATTTATTGTCTATTCGGTACCTCGTTGTTTCTGTGTCTAATATTATTAAGAGGCATTTTAGCTAACATTGTCCAAGGAATGCTTTGTATTTTTCCTGTGGCGGACGCTGgaaacaaaaaataaggtgGCAAAAGCATTACTCTGGTTAAAGTATATAGGCATTTGTAAATGGAAGGAATAAGGTTACCATTATTTCTATCATAAGATCTAAAGTGTGAACTAAAGGTTTGTTTGGTTGCTCACATAGCTCAGCTTGGCTCCTATCTAGTGAGCCAAGTTGAGTTTAATCAGGCTAGTAAAATGCAATAGGATCTGTTTAATTGACTGTACGTGCTTAGATTAGCTGAGAAAAGATTGTGTTTGATTGTTTGTATAAGAATATCATATAAATGAACTCAAATTTTCACCAAATTAGTACATCGCgtgataaaaatattagtgttttttcctaattttaagaaatttatttgatgcataaaaaattactagaaattataaaagtaggtttctttcgagaattttaattaaatattggtttaatctttttagatcaaactaattaaaataggttgctagtgagctctagtttgctcgtaaaaatatttataatttttagaccACTATTATAATCTTAGATAAAattaagagttaaataaaaatatatacacGTACAATACACGAGTTCTGGCATCCGCTCAGCCTGGCTCACCAGAAACACAATGACAGGCTCAGACAACAATTTTGCTCGATTGGACCTAGCAATTGGCTCGATCTGGCCGAGCGCTCGGCCAAGCAACCAAATAGGTCCTAAATGAATGTTCATTCGATGCAAAAATTAGTTTGAGGCTAGCCTCGGTCCACCTAAAATGGGACAAGTTTATCATATGACTTGTACGGTGAAAATAATCAATTGGCTAGTGGGGAAGTCAATAAATTTGAATAAAAGATGTCAACGTTAGTAAGAACATATCAAGGTGACGAATATGCATGAGAAGAGGGTGGGTGGCTATGGCAACCGGTCAAAGATGAGCACATCGTGAAAGGAGTCAAGTGGTCATACAAATGGAATGCATCTCAAGTTCTTTAGTTTCGAAGGATGACAAAAtgtcaaataaaaaaagtagGAATGGAAAACAAAGGGCGTGAGTCATGTAAAAGAATTGGGTGGCTATTTATCTGTAAAACATTTGTTATGCCTAATATAAAGTTCTGAATTTGGTGGCTATGTATCTACAAAAACATACGTTATGCCTATATAAAGTTTGAAATGACACCCAAGAAAGCAATAATTCAATAATGTCCGAGCCACCTCTCCTCTAAGCCATGGTTGAGACAGAAGAGATTCAAACCCTCTTATACTAGAAAAGAGAAGCTAGATGGAAAACAATTTTGCAAATTGCACAAGTATAACTTCTGATATTTTCATGGTATTGTTTTATTCACGATTATTATTATGCGTGTTAGTAGTATAGTAACTCCTGAATGACTGCTAAATGATAGGCCACATCATTATATTGAGAATGCTATGCATCTAAAACCGGAATGGCTTATATATTGGGATAATTGCTCAATTATCGCTATAAAAAAGTGACAATTACTGTTGAGAACGACACGCGAGCCACTGAATCTATACACGTGGGATATAATGATAAATAAGTAATTACCACTTCCGTTGGTAAAAAACGAATgcctaaaaagatgatgagttGAGGATTAATaatagatggttttggttattcAGTTTGAGATTCTATAATTTCAAGAGTTTAGGAGCCCAAACAAACAAAGGGTAGCATCTTTCACAATCGTCGAGCGACAATTTAATGATTACGCCAACGGAGACGGGAAACATAAGACAGAATCAGAAGCGAAAAGTCCACACTCCCACCAAGCGCGAGGTAGGTGATCGGCTTCCGAGCACAGCATTTCTCATCCCCCTCTCCCACCCCCGGccgcccctgccgccgccgccccgtccCCTCGCTCCGGTCCAATGGCCTACGCCGCTCGCCTCCGCCCCAAGATCCAAGCTGTCGCCTCCCCCGGCGCGACGCCGAGATCGGACCCGCGTCGCCCCTCCAGCCTCCGCGTGGGTGAGTGAGCTGGCGTCACGCGTGTGTTTATTGCTGTGTCGTTCGATGCGATCGGGGTTTCTTGTATACCTATGTTGTCCCGATCCAGACGAGGCCGAGATCAATCGATTGATAAGAGCAGCCTATTGGCTGCGGCTGTGGGCGCCGGCCGCCGGCGGAACCGCCCTGTATACTCGGTCAAGCTGGCTGGCTCTCCGTTCTGTTTCTATCTTAGCTACCCCACAATGacctgtctttttttttttttatatctcaGCAGTGGTAATCTGGGCCTTGGGAATGGTGAAACAACTagatatcttttatttttcccCCTGTTTAGTGAAGcaaactagattcttgttcactGTTTAGTCGTGTGTTGATTAAAGAAGAAGTGCAAGTTATTTTATAGCAAGCAGTGCTATATGAGTATTGCTTGAAATTACTATGTTGTTGTTTCCATAACAAAATTGAGAAAACCAGAATTTGCAGActactttttttcttctttttttgtaaCTGCAATACCTATTTTAACTGCCCCATGCAGGAACTCTAAGTGGatccacaacaattcaaaaGCAGAAGTTTGGTGCTAAATGTGCTGTCTctgtggtggaaggtggaaaagTATTTGATGGAGTAAAGCAAAATATTAGACCAATTATAGTGATCGACAACTATGATAGCTTCACATATAATTTATGCCAGGTAAAACGATAGCTTCACATATAATATATGCCAGGTAAAAGCAATACTTTGTTGCTTATTTTCCTCCCCACATTATGGTAAATTCAAATATAATTTATATGGCTGATGATATAATTAATGCGTTAGTATTAGGGACCAAATCATGCCATAGTACTTCTATCTTCTATGAGTTTATTCAGTTTAAGTTGATCAGGCAAATTTGACTTTCCCCTGTTAGAATAAAACCTTTTATTTGAGTGTTTGAACCATACAATGATCAACAAAACCAGCATAAGTAATCAAACAATAGCTTAAAGAAGGTGCTAGAAACTTAGCAATGGCTTGGCTAGATTCTCTATCTTAATTTTGTCTGGGGCTTCTTAGCCCTTTTTGTATTTAGCTCCCCTCTTGTAAATTGTTGTCctttatatatgtttatatattaaaatacaATAGCACTACCCTCTGTTACTgtatttccctaaaaaaacaaTAGCTTAGCTTTCATTTGAATCATTGGGGGCAGAAACTAGGGACTACTAATTTAACATTAAACTACGATAGTACATAGCTATAAACAGCTAAAACTGGGTGTCCGATGGCAAACTTAAATAAATATGCAGTATTGCAAATGAACAAGCCATCACAAATATTAAAACAACTTCTCTACCTTATTGCAATGAGATTTCCAATATTTCTCTATATGCAGTACATGGGAGAGGTGGGAGCTAATTTTGAGGTGTACCGCAATGATGAGATAACGGTGGAAGAGATTAAGAAGTTTGTGATTGCTCCTTTTTATCAACTTTTTTCACATGTTAACATGTTGATGTTTCTTAAGAAAATTACCTGCAGCGTGTTACTTGTTCTACAGGATTTATCCTAGAGGAATACTTATCTCCCCAGGCCCCGGTCAGCATTTTTCTTTACTGATTTATATTCGTTAATGCGTCCCAAaagattcttcttcttttttttctaaaattgaaAAGGCAGGCACACCTCAAGATTCAGGAATATCATTGCAAACAGTTAGAGAGCTTGGGCCCTCTATTCCTTTGTTTGGGGTTTGCATGGGTTTACAATGCATTGGAGAGGCATTTGGAGGTTCGTATATACACAAGTTCTTCACTCTAGTAGTATCTTTAGACTTTAATACTTTCTTAATTTTTGTTTGTCATGGACATGTTCTAGTGAGTGTTGTTTGTATGTAGGGAAGGTTGTCCGTTCTCCTTACGGAGTTGTGCATGGGAAGGGCTCCCTTGTTCATTATGATGAGAAACTTGATGGAACATTATTTTCTGGTCTTCCAAAGTAAGATCATGTATTATATCATCCCTCCCTTTGGGTTTGATTGACGCACAGCTTACCGTATCTGGTGCTTGACTGTTAAGTTGACTATCATCTTGCTATCCTTTGTCCCTCTTAATATTTGCCTAGAAAGAATGCCTTAAGTATATTTTTCAGCATGCTCCTTGCTACTACAAAACTACCCAGTTCGGACCAGCTCACCATATAAGCTACTAATTGGGGTCACTGGCAATAAGCTCAGTACATTGCCTTGCGTCCAAGTTAAAATTAGGTGCAACGTGTGGAGTTATGATACATGATCTAGGACTACAAAACGATTATTCAGTGTGGTATAAAACAGCTTACAAAGAATTTGGGCTCAGGAATTTTTAGGTGGGTCTGTCTTGCAAAGTTCTGTTGCTGGAATATTCATCCATAAACTTCCTAATTTATGTTAGTACGGAAGCAGAGTTGTTTCTTTGTAAGGAAAAGACAGTTGAGCCATTTTTATTTGCTTAGCATTTAATTAGTATGCAATGCAGGCTTTGTGGATAGCCAATTTTATTCATCCGAGAAAAAGGATATTCTAGATTTTCTTATTCTCTCCCATTTGAGGTTACtggaattaaaaaatataatctcatttatcttttttttaacataCGCGCTTAACAGTTCAGGAGGGAAACTTTTACTAACTTTGCCCAAAATGGacactttttatttatttattcactGTTTTCAAGATGCTTCTTTAGCCTATCCCAACTTTCTTGGGACTAAATGGCTTTGTTGCTGCAACGTGTGGAGTTATGATACATGATCTAGGACTACAAAACGATCATTCAGTGTGGTATAAAACAGCTTACAAAGAATTTGGGCTCAGGGATTTTAGGTGGGTTTGTCTTGCAAAGTTCTGTTGTTGGAATATTCATCCATAAACTTCCTAATTTATGTTAGTACGGAAGCAGAGTTGTTTCTTTGTAAGGAAAAGACAGTTGAGCCATTTTTATTTGCTTAGCAGTTAATTAGTATGCAATGCAGGCTTTGTGGATAGCCAATTTTATTCATCCGAGAAAAAGGATATTCTAGATTTTCTTATTCTCTCCCATTTGAGGTTACTGGAATTAAAATATAATctcatttatctttttttaacaTACGTGCTTAACAGTTCAGGAGGGAACTTTTACTAACTTCGCCCAAAATGGACACTTTTTATTGATTATTCACTGTTTTCAAGATGCTTCTTTAGCCTACCCCAAATTTCTTGGGACTAAAtggctttgttattattgctcAGTTCTGGGCTGGTCACCTGCACACAATCCAGTAGCTAGTAACTAAGGGTAACAGTTTagatttctttgttttttgaaTTACGTTGAGGTGGATTTGCATATGGAAACTTTTCAAGATGTTTCTTTGACAGctattttttatcataatgTATTAGTATCAGTTACATACGAGAATGCAATAGCacagaaatattttgacaatgaTTCTACTAATCTCAATCCATGTGAGTATACTAATGGTCAACGTTGTTGCCTTCACAATATCATGCTGACATCTATATTGGACCAAAGTGTAGCACTTTAGTTATAACTAGCTAGAGCTTCATTTAGAGACACTATTATTGTATGGTACTTTGTAGTACTTTTTTGCTTTGAAAAGCCAATCATTTGATACAAAATTTTATTATTTGTCCTGTAGCCCATTCCAAGCCGGAAGATATCATAGCCTCGTAATTGAAAAGGATAGCTTTCCGCATGATGCCCTGGAAATTGTCGCATGGACAGATGATGGGTTGATCATGGCTGCCCGCCACAGGAAATACAAACATATTCAGGTTTGCTTACATGTTTTTTTAACAACATAATGCAAAGCATCGCTTCAAACTATGTAATCCAGACAAAAGGTTATATATTTTGCTGTGTGTTTGGAGTTGCTTACCGTCTAGAATCATGTCATCCTACTATCTTGTAATATCAGCATAAGTTCTCTTCTTCCATGCTCAGTTCTAGGCCGGTAACCAGCACACATTCCAATAGCTAGTTACTAAGGGGAACATATTAGATTTCTTTGGTTTTTGGCTTTTGTTGAGGCGGATATGCATAGGCTGCTTGATTTCAGCTGTCCTCTGGCAACCAGGGCAAAACTAGCAGACTTCTGGTCAATATAGAAGTTAATCGTTGTTCGATATTTATTGAACTTGCATAAACTTCAGTAGTGCCTCCATTTATCAGCGTTGTGCCAATTATACCTGTCGACACTGTCGCTGACTTCTTTTTTCATGAACACATTATTGCTGACATTTACTGTAAAAGTTCTGCGAATCTTTGAATTTCTTGATTGTTTTTACATCAACCTTTTCAAGTTTTACCTATCACGCTGAATGGTCATGACACACTTATGTAGACACGCTGACGCTGGTAAACAAGCAATGTGCAAAatgattttttagataatgaaaaCAGAGAAAGTAATGCATGCCACGCTCACATTTTGAATCTACGTCTGTGACGTTTATAATTTATAATGCAGGGAGTGCAGTTCCATCCGGAGAGCATTATAACCACTGAAGGGAGGCTCATGGTCAAGAATTTTATCAAGATTATAGAAGGCTACGAGGCCTTGAATTGCATTCCATGATTAATTCAAGATGCGGCTACAGGATGTGATGGGAAACCTCCTTTCAGGACTACGATGTTTTAAGAGTTGCAACTCTCTCTCTTCAGTGTTATCTCTTGGCTGTCGAACATGTAAGCTTCAGTTATTGGGCATGTTCATATGTCATCTCATTACTCCAAGTTGAACTAATATACATGTTCACTTGCCTGGGACGCAGTCATTGAACATCAAATGATATCTCTCGCGGTTGTCAGGCAGTCCTCACCAAATGTGTGATGTGCCAACCCAGCAAAAGATAGTGAACCTACAGAACCAACACCAAAATTCTGTACTACGACTCATGATCTGGGTCATAACTTCAGCTATAAAATCTTTATCCATTGAATTGGCACTGCTTACTAAAGTAGACCAGGAATGCACTCAAAGCAGCATAACAGGGCTGAGACAGCATCAAGAATGTCTTCGCAAAAGAACTAGCTAGGTGCCTAGGACTCCTCTTACAAATTCCAGAGGAGAATCAGTCATAAGGTACAACACTAAACGCCCCGGGTAGCACAGATGCTAACAAAACCTATTAGAGACTCTAGAACTCACCCTTATATTCTCATATCGGTAGTCTTTCTAATAATATTCTCTCTCTGAATTTTCTTTCCCTTCAACATACTTCTATTACCTATTCTCTATATTTCCTCTCCTACGTCATCCACAGGTGGACCTCACATGTCATCTcttcctttcccttttttttctctctccccctttcctcttcACTTGACGTGTTGTACCAGCAGGTGTCCGAGAAAAGCAAGGAGAGCGTCGGTGACCTATGGTAGTTCATTGGCCTCCTACTGCTGTTCGACCCGTCGAGGCACGACGGCATAGAGACTACAGGCTCTCTACCTCGGTGTCAATGTCAAGATGATCACTAGTGACTAGCTAGCCATTGGTAAGGAGACTACGCGCTGCCTTGGTATAGGCAACAACATGTACCCCTCCACCAGCTTGCTCGGCGACAAGTCCAGCGAGATGGGCAGCCTCCTAGTTGACGAGCTCATCGAGAAGGCCGACGGCTTCGCGCGGGATGTTCCCTTAGCACAAGTACAAGATCATGAAGCGGCTGCATGACCGAAAGCACATCTGCAGCATGACCGGTGATGGCGTGGACGACATGCCGACGCTGAAGAAGGCCGACATCGGCATTGAGCAATAGTGATAGCCGCAAGTCCCTACTGGACTGGGCGCTGGAGATCCTCTTCACAGCTGACCCTGACGAGAAGGCTCGCCTGGGGGACCTCGTCGCGTCACAGTGGCTGCGCGGCGACATCCTGCTCTCCTATGACCCGTCCCATGCGCCCGCCAGACCGTCCCGCCCGAAGCGCCATGGTGCGGCATCACGGACGTTGAAGCTAGGCAAGGGAGGCCGCGTGCAGAAGTCATCTGGGAAGTGGGCGGGAGTAGGTAGATGGGCTCAGGTGGAATTGGGAGTCTAACTAGTTCCGATATAGTCTCTAAATATTGAGAATCATATAGGACATTTATTGGAGATAGTTTTTAAGACAAAATCCTTAAATTTAAGGATAGAGAGTTACATGAAGCTtcttttggagatgctcttagctAAATATTGGGCTAATGATATTTCATCTTCACAATCTGGGCAAAATCATAGAAAGTTCTGCACACAGCGCGTTGTGCCATAACAGTAACACCATT
The nucleotide sequence above comes from Phragmites australis chromosome 4, lpPhrAust1.1, whole genome shotgun sequence. Encoded proteins:
- the LOC133915578 gene encoding anthranilate synthase beta subunit 2, chloroplastic, translating into MAYAARLRPKIQAVASPGATPRSDPRRPSSLRVGTLSGSTTIQKQKFGAKCAVSVVEGGKVFDGVKQNIRPIIVIDNYDSFTYNLCQYMGEVGANFEVYRNDEITVEEIKKIYPRGILISPGPGTPQDSGISLQTVRELGPSIPLFGVCMGLQCIGEAFGGKVVRSPYGVVHGKGSLVHYDEKLDGTLFSGLPNPFQAGRYHSLVIEKDSFPHDALEIVAWTDDGLIMAARHRKYKHIQGVQFHPESIITTEGRLMVKNFIKIIEGYEALNCIP